The Methanomethylovorans hollandica DSM 15978 genome includes a region encoding these proteins:
- a CDS encoding IS1 family transposase (programmed frameshift) has translation MNCPRCKSPNHKKNGKISERQRYQCHDCGYNYSVELKSTASSAFVKRQALQLYLEGLGFRSIGRILGVSHVSVQNWIKKYGKDLEDLKSENEISVVELNEMHTYIGNKKYCWTWIAVDRVGKKFIDCSFGSRGTETGQKLWEYLKRKKIEKVMTDHWKAYAEFLPETIHTQSKAETCTVEGYNSILRHFLARLRKKTKCYTKSLEMLKYSVLLLMKYRNKELTIFN, from the exons ATGAACTGTCCCAGGTGTAAAAGCCCTAATCATAAAAAGAACGGAAAAATAAGTGAACGCCAACGATACCAATGTCATGATTGTGGATATAATTATTCAGTAGAGCTCAAATCAACTGCAAGCTCTGCTTTTGTTAAACGGCAGGCTTTGCAACTCTATCTGGAGGGATTAGGATTTCGTTCAATAGGACGTATATTAGGTGTCAGCCATGTTTCTGTACAAAATTGGATAAAGAAATATGGTAAAGATCTAGAGGACTTGAAGAGTGAAAATGAGATATCTGTCGTTGAATTGAATGAGATGCACACTTACATCGGAAAC AAAAAATATTGCTGGACCTGGATTGCTGTTGATAGAGTTGGGAAAAAATTCATCGACTGCTCTTTTGGTAGCAGAGGAACAGAAACCGGACAAAAACTCTGGGAATACTTAAAGAGGAAAAAGATTGAAAAAGTGATGACTGATCACTGGAAGGCATATGCAGAGTTTCTTCCGGAGACTATCCATACTCAATCCAAAGCTGAAACATGTACCGTTGAAGGATATAACAGCATATTGAGACACTTCCTGGCAAGATTGAGAAAAAAGACAAAGTGTTATACTAAGAGTCTTGAAATGCTGAAGTACTCTGTTCTTCTATTAATGAAATACAGAAATAAGGAGTTAACTATCTTTAATTAA